The Arctopsyche grandis isolate Sample6627 chromosome 10, ASM5162203v2, whole genome shotgun sequence genome window below encodes:
- the mora gene encoding cysteine and histidine rich domain containing protein → MPALNCYNRGCGKTYDPENSVQDECCHHPGLPFFHDAYKGWSCCNKKCIDFTEFLNIKGCALSKHSNVKPPEPPKPVVDKETAHFPIEVNTPKPIAVSSLKRPPFETAFTAIVPTIAASLKQKFHQCPNKNTSHNQESFSDVIIVGTKCKNGGCKGEYEGPESKGEDCLHHPGTPIFHEGMKFWSCCQKKTTDFSTFINQVGCKTGSHKWKNEAALSNMVKCRWDWHQTGNFVVVAVYAKEYNPKTSLIKINPIRLFVELEFPNENGAKFNMDLELQGIINIEESSAEMFGTKVEIKLRKAELGSWRDLNFPRIILKEVEVEAVVNDTNGHTSEDDCVDLDDVEPIPQMGRVNISEIEDVD, encoded by the exons atgaatGTTGTCATCATCCAGGATTGCCATTTTTTCATGACGCTTACAAAGGATGGAGttgttgtaataaaaaatgtatagattTCACAGAGTTCCTCAACATAAAAGGATGCGCCTTATCTAAACATTCTAATGTG AAACCTCCAGAGCCTCCGAAGCCCGTAGTCGATAAGGAAACCGCACACTTTCCGATAGAAGTAAACACGCCAAAACCTATAGCCGTATCGTCTCTAAAGAGACCGCCTTTTGAAACCGCATTCACTGCCATAGTTCCGACTATTGCAGCCTCTTTGAAACAAAAATTCCATCAATGTCCAAATAAAAACACCAGTCACAATCAAGAATCTTTTAGTGACGT TATTATCGTCGGTACCAAGTGTAAGAACGGTGGATGTAAAGGTGAATATGAAGGACCGGAGAGCAAAGGTGAAGATTGTCTTCATCATCCGGGCACTCCTATTTTCCATGAAGGCATGAAGTTTTGGTCTTGTTGTCAGAAAAAGACGACTGATTTTAGCACTTTTATCAATCAAGTCGGATGTAAAACTGGTTCACATAAGTGGAAAAATGAG GCTGCGTTGTCTAATATGGTTAAATGCAGATGGGATTGGCATCAAACTGGAAATTTCGTAGTAGTTGCCGTGTATGCAAAGGAATACAACCCTAAAACAAGTTTAATTAAGATTAATCCAATTCGACTATTCGTCGAACTCGAATTTCCCAACGAAAATGGTGCCAAATTTAATATGGATCTTGAATTACAAGGA attATTAATATTGAAGAGAGTAGTGCCGAGATGTTCGGAACTAAAGTAGAAATAAAACTTCGTAAAGCCGAGCTGGGGTCTTGGAGAGATTTAAATTTTCCAAGAATCATTCTCAAAGAGGTTGAAGTTGAAGCTGTCGTGAATGACACCAATGGTCACACTTCGGAAGATGACTGTGTAGATTTAGACGATGTTGAACCTATTCCGCAAATGGGTCGTGTTAATATATCCGAAATTGAAGatgtcgattaa